Part of the Bacillus cabrialesii genome is shown below.
AACCTTCAACAAACCGTATGCTAACTCGAATCAAATCAGTTTACATGTTTATCCAAGAAAAAGGTCTTGTGACAACACAGGAACTGGTTGACGAATTCGGCATTACACCTAGAACGATTCAAAGAGACTTAAATGTGTTGGCATATAATGATCTTGTTCATAGTCCAAGCCGTGGCAAGTGGGAGACAACGAGAAAGAAAGTAAAGATTACCTCATAAACTTGAAAAATTACATAGGGCCGCCTGTGAGCGGCCTGATAGATACGGGGCGAAGATCTTCTGAGCCTTGTTTTTGTGTGTTTATATACAAAAAATCCTAAAACGTTTTCGTTTTAGGATTTTGTCATCTTTTCAGCGTGAATGAAAACCCTTGAAGTCTAGGAAGGACGAGCATCGGAGCACAGCGAATGTCGGAATTCGTGAGCACCGACGCGCAGGCCTGACAACGAATGCGAGGGTTTGTCGACACGCTGAAATCCCGCATCGAAATGCGGGATTTTTTCATGCTTGCGGCTCATTCAGCAAATGAAGTTCTTCTTCTGTAAGCTCACGGTATTCTCCCGGAGCCAGAGCGGGATCCAAGGAAACCGGCCCCATTGAAAGCCGCTTCAGATAAATCACTTCATTGCCGACAGCCTTTGCCATCTGCTTGACCTGATGGTATTTACCTTCTGTAATCGTCAGGTGTATCACGGTATGGCCATTGTCATTTGCTTTGATTTCCGCTTTTGCCGGCTTTGTTTTATAGCCGCCTTCTATGTAGACACCCGCTTCCAAATCAGAGATGTCTTCTCGTGAAATCTGTGATGTTAAGTGGACTTCATACGTTTTTGGAACATGCTTTTTAGGCGAAAGGAGCCGATGCGCGAGCTGGCCGTCATTTGTGAGCAGCAAAAAGCCCTCTGTATCCTTATCAAGGCGGCCGGCTGGAAACGGCTCAAATCTCATCTCTTCCGGCGTCAGCAGATCGACCACTGTTTGCTGCCGGCTGTCCTCTGTCGCCGACAGCACTCCCTGCGGTTTATTCATCATCAGATAGATGAACTCGCGGTAATCAACCGGTTCCCCATATACAGTAACCTCCTGCTTATCAGGATCAACGTGCGCTTTTACATCTTTGGCCGGTTTGCCGTCGACCATGACGGCTCCCGCCTTCACAACCGCCTTGACTTCTTTTCTGGAACCATACCCGCTATTGGAAAGCAGCTTATCAAGTCTCATTTGCAATCTCTCCTTTATAAAAGAAAGCCCGCAGCATGCGAGCCCTCTGTTGTATCATATTTTGTTCATCAGCCGGCATGTTTGCCTCTCTTTAAGAATCCCGGCAAACGGCGGCCTAATATTTTCTGCAAAAATCCTAACCGGTAGCCGCAATACAGGTACACAGCTCCGCCAACAGCGGCCGCAATCACTACAACGATCGCAGCTTGCAGCTGGCCATCCTGATAGGAAATAAAGAAACTTAATGCCCATTGCACGATTTTCACGGCTATAGCCATAATAGCTGACAAGATCAGCATCAATACAATCCGTTTGACTAATATCTTATAGGAATAGCCTGCATGACGCTTAATCATGATAAATCCATATAAAAGTGAAGCAATATATCCTAGCGCCGTCGCTAAAATCGCGCCGTCAGCCTGCATCAGCTTGATCAGCGGAACATTCAGCACAAGCTTGATCACGACGCCGATGACAAGGCTGACAACCGCAAACTTTTGTTTGTTGATGCCCTGCAGAATGGCTGCGTTGACCGTAAATAAAGAGAACAGAATCGCAACCGGGGAATACCAAAACAGAATGTTTGCGCCCAGTTCAGGAAGAAGGCTCTCAGATCCGTAAAAGAACGTATACGTCGGTCCTGCCAATACAGAGATCCCGACAACAGCAGGAATAATTAAAAACAAGATTGTCTGCATCGTTTGATTAATCTGCTGATTCAGGAGCTTATAGTTTCCGCTAGTAAACGATTCAGTAATCGTTGGAATTAATGTCAGGCCGAAAGCTGTTGCAAGCGAAACCGGGATCATGACGAGCTTCTGCACATACAGGGTAAGAATCGCCATCATGTCCTGGCTGATAGCTTGATGGCCGGCTTCAATCATCGCTTTGTTAAATGTATTTGTATCAATGTAGTTATACAAAGGGATGGCCAGTCCCACAAAAACGTACGGAGCGGCATAGCTGAACAGCTCGAGAAACATTTTCTTGTAGCTTAAGTTTGCTGTCGGTCCCGTATTCGGCATCATCGCCAGCAGGCTGCTCTTCCGTTTGTTCCAATAAATATAGAGCACGATCAGTCCCCCGAAGGCGCCGATCAGCGCTGCGAATGTCGCATAACCGACAGCGATCACAAGGCCGCCGTTGAAAATTTTCAATATCAAGAATGTCGCACTCAATAAAAAGATGATGCGGACAATCTGTTCAACAACTTGGGAAACAGCTGTCGGTCCCATCATTTGGTGCCCTTGAAAGAATCCGCGGACAAGGCTCATAATCGGCACGACCAAAAGCGCTAAGCTGACCATGCGGATGACATAAACGACATGATCAATTGTCAGGCCATTATTATCCTTGCCTCCCAACGATATTTCCGCAAACATCGGAGCGGATAAATACAGAATGAAAAAGGCAATCATTCCTGTGACGAGCATAACCGACATGCCCGCCTTGAGCATTTTTCTGCTTGTTTCATAATCTCCTTTGGAATTATATTTGGAAACAAATTTAGAAACAGCGGCCGGAAAGCCCATCGTAGCGATATTCAAAAACAAAGTATATTGGTTGTATCCGTATTGAAATAACGCACCGCCTGTCGCCCCGACCATAATGCTGAAGGGAATTAAATAGACCATTCCCAGAATTCGCGATATATATGTACCGAGCGTTAATACAAACGTGCCTCTTAACAGTTTGCTTGACATGTTTCTTCATCACCATTTTCTACGAAGATTCAACTTTTCTATTTTACCACAACTGGGCATTTAGACGGTAATAAATACAAAAGCAATCTTGTGAACATTCAGGTTCGCGGCAAAAGACGTTTAAGGAGAGGCTTTCTTTCGCTATAATAGTACTGCGGACGGGGTGTTCGCACACGAAACGGAAAAAGAAAGTTGATGATAAAGATGAAACAATTTGACGTAATCGTAATCGGCGGAGGCCCTTCAGGCTTGATGGCTGCGATTGCAGCGGGAGAGCAGGGCGCTAGCGTTTTGCTGATAGATAAAGGAAATAAATTAGGACGGAAACTCGCGATTTCCGGCGGAGGCCGCTGCAATGTGACGAACCGCCTTCCTGTGGATGAAATTATTAAGCACATCCCCGGCAACGGGCGTTTTTTATACAGCGCGTTTTCTGAGTTTAATAATGAAGACATTATCAAGTTTTTTGAAAATCTCGGCATTCAATTGAAAGAAGAGGATCACGGCCGGATGTTTCCGGTGACAGACAAAGCCCAAAGTGTCGTTGACGCACTGTTAAACAGGCTGAAACAGCTCCGGGTAACGATCAGAACGAACGAGAAAATAAAATCGGTTATATATGAAGATGGGGGCGCAGCAGGGATTGAGACGAATAATGGCGAAATGATCCATAGCCAGGCCGTCATTATCGCTGTCGGGGGTAAAAGTGTGCCACATACCGGAAGCACGGGAGACGGCTATGAATGGGCCGAAGCTGCGGGCCATACCATAACAGAGCTGTTTCCGACAGAGGTCCCCGTTACATCTGCCGAACCGTTCATTAAGCAAAAAACACTTCAGGGCTTATCACTAAGAGATGTTGCTGTCAGTGTGTTAAATAAAAAAAGCAAACCGATCATCACACATAAAATGGACATGCTGTTTACCCATTTCGGCCTCTCAGGTCCCGCCATTCTCAGATGCAGCCAATTTATCGTGAAAGAGCTGAAAAAACAGCCGCAAGTGCCGATCAAAATTGATTTGTATCCTGATATCAATGAAGAAACGCTATTCCAAAAGATGTATAAAGAACTGAAAGAAGCACCGAAAAAAGCCATTAAAAACGTGCTGAAGCCTTGGATGCAGGAGCGCTATCTCCTATTCTTGCTCGAAAAAAACGGCATCTCTCCGAATGTATCGTTTTCTGAGCTGCCGAGGGACCCATTCAGACAATTTGTAAAGGACTGCAAGCAATTTACCGTTCTCGCAAACGGCACACTGTCTCTTGATAAGGCATTTGTCACGGGAGGCGGGGTATCAGTAAAAGAAATTGACCCGAAAAAGATGGCTTCTAAAAAAATGGAGGGGCTTTATTTTTGCGGTGAAATTCTCGATATCCACGGCTACACAGGAGGATACAATATTACCTCCGCCCTTGTAACGGGAAGGCTTGCGGGGCTCAATGCCGGTCGCTTCGCCCGCTCTTGACCAGCCTTTTCAAATTTTTACAAAACGCTGAACATTTGATAATTCTCCGCATTCATGGTAGGGTGAGACTTGTTTTGTTTCACCTGATTGCGGGGTAATTTTTAGAGAGGGATGATCTGCCGGCGTACGACCATACTAAGCCTGCGAGCAAGATATAGGCGTACACAAAAATTAGAGGGTGAGAAATTTTGAAACATATATCTAGTGTATTTTGGATTGTGATTGTCATCACAGCAGCAGCTGTATTGTGGGGCGTTATTTCTCCTGACAGCCTGCAAAACGTGTCTCAATCGGCACAAGCATTTGTTACCAATTCATTTGGCTGGTACTATCTTTTAGTTGTCTCTTTGTTTGTCGGGTTCTGTCTCTTTTTCATTTTCAGCCCGATTGGCAAAATTAAACTCGGAAAACCCGATGAAAAACCGGAATTCGGGTTGTTATCATGGTTTGCCATGCTGTTCAGCGCAGGCATGGGAATCGGCTTAGTATTCTATGGTGCGGCTGAACCGATCAGCCATTACGCAATTAGCTCTCCATCAGGTGAAACAGAAACCCCCCAAGCCTTCAGAGATGCGCTCCGCTATACGTTTTTCCACTGGGGTTTGCACGCTTGGGCCATTTATGCCATTGTGGCATTATGCATCGCCTATTTCCAATTCCGCAAAGGCGCTCCCGGGTTAATCAGCAGCACGCTGTCACCGATTCTCGGCGATAAAGCAAACGGCCCAATCGGCAAATTGATTGACTGCATCGCCGTTTTCGCCACTGTTGTCGGGGTGTCGACGAGTCTTGGTCTTGGGGCAACCCAAATTAACGGCGGTTTGAATTACCTGTTCGGCATTCCGAATACTTTTGCCGTTCAATTTATTTTAATTGCCATTGTGACAGTGCTCTTTTTACTTTCTGCGTGGAGCGGACTCGGAAAAGGCATTAAGTATTTGAGCAACACCAATATGGTATTAGCTGGACTGTTAATGCTGTTTGTGCTGTTTGTCGGACCTACGGTACTAATTATGAACTCATTCACAGATTCCATCGGACAATATATTCAAAATATCGTGCAAATGAGCTTCAGACTGACACCGAACGATCCTGAAAAACGCGAATGGATTAACGGCTGGACGATTTTCTATTGGGCATGGTGGATTTCCTGGTCTCCATTTGTCGGCATTTTCATCGCCCGGGTATCCAGAGGCCGGACGATCCGTGAATTTTTAATCGGTGTCTTGGTGACACCATGTATTCTCGCGTTCCTATGGTTCTCTATCTTTGGCGTATCGGCTATGGATCTTCAGCAGAACGGTACATTCAATGTAGCGAAGCTGTCAACTGAAACGATGCTGTTTGGAACACTTGATCACTATCCGCTGACAATGGTGACTTCAATCCTTGCATTGGTTCTGATCGCTGTATTCTTTATCACGTCTGCTGATTCAGCGACATTCGTGCTGGGCATGCAGACGACATACGGCTCTTTGAACCCAGCCAATTCAGTAAAATTCAGCTGGGGTATCATTCAGTCCGCCATGGCGGCTGTGCTCCTTTATTCCGGCGGGCTTGCCGCTTTGCAAAACACAGCGATTCTGGCCGCGCTGCCGTTTTCTATTGTTATTCTGCTGATGATTGCCTCTCTCTATAAATCGCTTTCGAAAGAACGAAGAGAGATCAAAAAAATGGAGAAAATCGACAAACCGAGAAGCCCCAGAGTGAAAAAGGCATATTAACAAAAAAGATCTTTCCGCACCCGCGGGAAGATCTTTTTATTTGCGATATAAAATAAGGGCGGAAAAACAGTAAAGCTGCTCGCCGTCTGGGTCGCACGCCGCCGAAACCGTATATTTGATATCAATCAGCTGCTCCTCCGATATCCCTTTTAAAAATGAATTGATTTCCGTCTGTAAGTCTTTTTCATGCTCTTCATCAAATACCGCCACCTTCAGCATTTTTATCCGCTCTCCTTTCTCTATCAATCTATTCCGTTTGGAACAGCGTTATGATAGAGAAATCATGATCACCTCATTTCCGGATAAAAAGCTTTCCGTATATGGCCCTGTGGCTCACCCTCTTGCTGCCCGACTTTCAGCAGTACGGCATAAACAATTCGCATATGACAGTAGCTGATCAGGCTGACGCTGAAAAAAGGGACAATGCCGGGCAGGTACGCAAGCAGGAAAAAGAGAGCGAGAGTCAGCGCAAACATGACGAGCGTATATTGCAAATACGCCACACTGAGCAAAAGAGAAAACTTCACATATAACCGTTTTTTCCAGTCAAAATGGACAAGCAGCGGAAACACATAAAAAAGCATGGATACGAACAAAAATCCAAATATCATAATGGCGAAGCGCAGGACATGCAAAAGGAAATGGCTCGGATAAATAAAGGCCAAATCGATATAAATAATCAATCCGATGATCGCCAGTACAGCGCCAATCAAATTTGAACGGAGAAATTCAGCCTTATATTCCCGCCAAAACGTCTGCAGTACAGGAACGTTGTCCTGTCCCTGGATCCATTTCCGCATGACAGCGAATAAAGCTGCGGTGGCGGGCATGATGCCGAACACCCCGAGACCGATCATCGTAAAAAACAGCCAAAGCAAGTTTGTATATGCAAATCTCATGATCCACTCACAGAAGCGCAGCACCTGCCCCATTGAACCATCATGCTCCACGGCGGCCCCTCCTTTTCGCATTATACATTTTGCATCTGAAAAAGCCTCTTAATGTTGATCGGCTTCTTATCGGCAACTGAGCGCCACATCCCTTCACCGACCGCGATGGAGTAGGCTCCCGCTTCAGCCCCGGCTAAGATGTCATAATGGCGCAGCGGGTCTTTTCCTAAAAAAAGATCCTCAAGCAAAAGCGGATCGCCTCCGCCGTGCCCGCCCTCGTTTTTGACCACTTGTATCGTCTGCTTTGATTCAAAAAGCGGATAATATTCAATCGTCTGCTCCGGAAAAGCAAACGGAATTCTGGAAGGCTCATGAAATTCATTTGATTCGATACGCCCTTTTGTGCCGTTGATCGTCAGCCGGTAGCCTTCATACGGGGCGGAAAATATGATCGAGTAGCTTAAAAGCGCGCCTCCGTCATATTTGACAGCCGCCACGTACGTATCCTCGATGTCAATCTCCTCGTCAAAAATACACGCGTCCGGCCTGTATGCAGTATACAAGCCGGATTGGTCTCCCGCTTGAAGATGATCATCCTTTACAGAAGCTTTGGAGGAGCGGGGATGCCATCTTGAATAGTAATGGCATTTTTCTTTGACCCGGCACGTCCCGCAAAAACGACCGTCTTCTTCCGGCAGCGGATTCCACTCACTGTCCGGCCCGTAGTAATTTAAAGCGCCATAAGCAAAGACCTCCGCCGGTTTTTGCCCAAGCCACCAATTAACGAGATCGAAGTGGTGTGTTGATTTATGGACAGAAAGGCCGCCGGAAAATGGTCTTGACCGGTTCCAGCGTTTAAAATAACTGGCGCCATGATACGTATCAATATACCAATTCAAATCAACAGAGGTTACCCTGCCTATTTTTCCGTCCAGAATCATTTCTTTCATTTTTCGATGAAACGGGCTGTAGCGATAGTTAAACGCGACGGTGACTTTCCCTCTGCTTTTCGCCTCCGCCTCAAGGACCCGATTCGCATCCTGCACCGTCGTCACCATCGGTTTTTCTGTAATCACATCCGTATCCCACTGAAGGCTTTTTAAGATATATGTGATATGTGTGTCATCCCTGCCTGCCACTATGACGATATCAGGCTTTGAAACACGTATCATCTCATCAAAAGCGTCTTCGTTAAACTCAGGCACGTGGGCAAGCTCGGGGAACTTCTTCTTGCAAACGGCAAAACGTTTCGAATCGGCATCAAGCAATCCCGTAATCTCATAATGTGTTGAAAACCGCTCTATCAGCGGTTTGATAAACATACTCAGAGCTCTGCTGCTCACTCCGCAAATAACGATGTTCTTCAATGTCCTCACCTCTATCGGGCTTCAGTTAGCTGAGAAATCAGCTGCAGCGCTTCCTCTGTTTTTTTAGCATACACAGGGATAAACGCCGCCATATTGCGATTCAATCGAAAAGAATAGCCGTTCAGCTGCTTTTCCCCTTTTTTAATCTGAACGGCATAAACTGTTTTTTCTCCTGTTTTCTGATCAACAGCTATATAAGGAGATGTTTTTTTCACTGGCCATTCGTCTAACGGCTGAAAATTTTCCGGATCATCGTAAGCTTGAAACATGTCTTCAGGCACGATGAAAACATCCCCCTCACGAGCGGTGATTTCAGTCAGCAGTTTTTCCGGAAAGGCAGGCAGGATATCAACCTTCCCGGCTTTCTGCTCAGCGGCCTTTTTTATATTTTCCTGTACGCCTGCCTGCATATCTGAAAAGAGGATGACATGCATTCCGTCCGGCCTGCTTGAGCATGATGCCAAAAAGAGAATGGAGACGATCATACACAAAGCCGTACGTATACTCTTTGTCATTTCCCCGCTGACCTAAAAAGAGGCTCCAGTTCTGTCATGGCCAAAATAAACGCACCG
Proteins encoded:
- a CDS encoding DeoR family transcriptional regulator, with product MKPSTNRMLTRIKSVYMFIQEKGLVTTQELVDEFGITPRTIQRDLNVLAYNDLVHSPSRGKWETTRKKVKITS
- a CDS encoding pseudouridine synthase — encoded protein: MRLDKLLSNSGYGSRKEVKAVVKAGAVMVDGKPAKDVKAHVDPDKQEVTVYGEPVDYREFIYLMMNKPQGVLSATEDSRQQTVVDLLTPEEMRFEPFPAGRLDKDTEGFLLLTNDGQLAHRLLSPKKHVPKTYEVHLTSQISREDISDLEAGVYIEGGYKTKPAKAEIKANDNGHTVIHLTITEGKYHQVKQMAKAVGNEVIYLKRLSMGPVSLDPALAPGEYRELTEEELHLLNEPQA
- the murJ gene encoding lipid II flippase MurJ, with amino-acid sequence MSSKLLRGTFVLTLGTYISRILGMVYLIPFSIMVGATGGALFQYGYNQYTLFLNIATMGFPAAVSKFVSKYNSKGDYETSRKMLKAGMSVMLVTGMIAFFILYLSAPMFAEISLGGKDNNGLTIDHVVYVIRMVSLALLVVPIMSLVRGFFQGHQMMGPTAVSQVVEQIVRIIFLLSATFLILKIFNGGLVIAVGYATFAALIGAFGGLIVLYIYWNKRKSSLLAMMPNTGPTANLSYKKMFLELFSYAAPYVFVGLAIPLYNYIDTNTFNKAMIEAGHQAISQDMMAILTLYVQKLVMIPVSLATAFGLTLIPTITESFTSGNYKLLNQQINQTMQTILFLIIPAVVGISVLAGPTYTFFYGSESLLPELGANILFWYSPVAILFSLFTVNAAILQGINKQKFAVVSLVIGVVIKLVLNVPLIKLMQADGAILATALGYIASLLYGFIMIKRHAGYSYKILVKRIVLMLILSAIMAIAVKIVQWALSFFISYQDGQLQAAIVVVIAAAVGGAVYLYCGYRLGFLQKILGRRLPGFLKRGKHAG
- a CDS encoding NAD(P)/FAD-dependent oxidoreductase, yielding MKQFDVIVIGGGPSGLMAAIAAGEQGASVLLIDKGNKLGRKLAISGGGRCNVTNRLPVDEIIKHIPGNGRFLYSAFSEFNNEDIIKFFENLGIQLKEEDHGRMFPVTDKAQSVVDALLNRLKQLRVTIRTNEKIKSVIYEDGGAAGIETNNGEMIHSQAVIIAVGGKSVPHTGSTGDGYEWAEAAGHTITELFPTEVPVTSAEPFIKQKTLQGLSLRDVAVSVLNKKSKPIITHKMDMLFTHFGLSGPAILRCSQFIVKELKKQPQVPIKIDLYPDINEETLFQKMYKELKEAPKKAIKNVLKPWMQERYLLFLLEKNGISPNVSFSELPRDPFRQFVKDCKQFTVLANGTLSLDKAFVTGGGVSVKEIDPKKMASKKMEGLYFCGEILDIHGYTGGYNITSALVTGRLAGLNAGRFARS
- the opuD gene encoding glycine betaine transporter OpuD — encoded protein: MLKHISSVFWIVIVITAAAVLWGVISPDSLQNVSQSAQAFVTNSFGWYYLLVVSLFVGFCLFFIFSPIGKIKLGKPDEKPEFGLLSWFAMLFSAGMGIGLVFYGAAEPISHYAISSPSGETETPQAFRDALRYTFFHWGLHAWAIYAIVALCIAYFQFRKGAPGLISSTLSPILGDKANGPIGKLIDCIAVFATVVGVSTSLGLGATQINGGLNYLFGIPNTFAVQFILIAIVTVLFLLSAWSGLGKGIKYLSNTNMVLAGLLMLFVLFVGPTVLIMNSFTDSIGQYIQNIVQMSFRLTPNDPEKREWINGWTIFYWAWWISWSPFVGIFIARVSRGRTIREFLIGVLVTPCILAFLWFSIFGVSAMDLQQNGTFNVAKLSTETMLFGTLDHYPLTMVTSILALVLIAVFFITSADSATFVLGMQTTYGSLNPANSVKFSWGIIQSAMAAVLLYSGGLAALQNTAILAALPFSIVILLMIASLYKSLSKERREIKKMEKIDKPRSPRVKKAY
- a CDS encoding sporulation protein Cse60, with the translated sequence MLKVAVFDEEHEKDLQTEINSFLKGISEEQLIDIKYTVSAACDPDGEQLYCFSALILYRK
- a CDS encoding YesL family protein codes for the protein MEHDGSMGQVLRFCEWIMRFAYTNLLWLFFTMIGLGVFGIMPATAALFAVMRKWIQGQDNVPVLQTFWREYKAEFLRSNLIGAVLAIIGLIIYIDLAFIYPSHFLLHVLRFAIMIFGFLFVSMLFYVFPLLVHFDWKKRLYVKFSLLLSVAYLQYTLVMFALTLALFFLLAYLPGIVPFFSVSLISYCHMRIVYAVLLKVGQQEGEPQGHIRKAFYPEMR
- a CDS encoding Gfo/Idh/MocA family protein; the protein is MKNIVICGVSSRALSMFIKPLIERFSTHYEITGLLDADSKRFAVCKKKFPELAHVPEFNEDAFDEMIRVSKPDIVIVAGRDDTHITYILKSLQWDTDVITEKPMVTTVQDANRVLEAEAKSRGKVTVAFNYRYSPFHRKMKEMILDGKIGRVTSVDLNWYIDTYHGASYFKRWNRSRPFSGGLSVHKSTHHFDLVNWWLGQKPAEVFAYGALNYYGPDSEWNPLPEEDGRFCGTCRVKEKCHYYSRWHPRSSKASVKDDHLQAGDQSGLYTAYRPDACIFDEEIDIEDTYVAAVKYDGGALLSYSIIFSAPYEGYRLTINGTKGRIESNEFHEPSRIPFAFPEQTIEYYPLFESKQTIQVVKNEGGHGGGDPLLLEDLFLGKDPLRHYDILAGAEAGAYSIAVGEGMWRSVADKKPINIKRLFQMQNV
- a CDS encoding lipoprotein YteS yields the protein MTKSIRTALCMIVSILFLASCSSRPDGMHVILFSDMQAGVQENIKKAAEQKAGKVDILPAFPEKLLTEITAREGDVFIVPEDMFQAYDDPENFQPLDEWPVKKTSPYIAVDQKTGEKTVYAVQIKKGEKQLNGYSFRLNRNMAAFIPVYAKKTEEALQLISQLTEAR